AATTGGAGTAAAAGGTGGTTGTGATTAATAGTAGGATCAGGCAGTTAGAAATGCAAGTAAAGGATCTAGGCCATCAAAATATGCGGGTAAAGATTTTCCTAGTTTCCACTTGCTCCGGCAGCAATCTTGCTTGCAGCCAAACTAAAACTAGTATAGATTTACATTCCAAACCACATATTTAAACAATCCAGAATTATGGGAAAATctgaaagaaaatagaaaagaacaTGGCAGGGATATTTTCCGTCCTAGTCATAGTGTGTATTTGTGTAGAACAATAAATGATAAATcataaaaaaaaataactacAAAAACAACACATCAGCTTTGTAGGGCTCTTTGTTTCATCACTGCCGCCTGGCCTGCTTGGCTGCTTCCCAAGTTCCCAGCCATCAGCTAGTAAGTAAAATAAACAACACATGACTGACAAATTAGAGATGGTTATGATAGGATGAATCTCTAAAAAGAAAACTAGTGATCACAAGATGAAGCTGGCTGAACAAAATACATGAAAGGAAGGTAAAGATAGTGGCAACTCACTCCTTTAAACAGACAGCTAGGTAAAGCAAGCTTGATAAAGCCTTACTCGAAGACATAAAGCATTAAGGGCAATTCAGTTATGGATAACATGGCTATGACAAAATCAGAAATCTGGAACAAAGAAGTTTGTAATACCATACAAAATAAGAAGTTATTCTTAATAAAAGGGCAATAAAGGGAACTGGATTCGTTCAGTCACTCTTTCATCTTGGACAAAAGGCAATGCAAGGTGCAAAAATCTCAAGAATACATGATAACTCGAGGCGATTTTTAATATCTCTAACACTTATATCTTCCCCGTGAGAAGTTTATACCTTCGATGAGTAACATCGATTGTTCCTTCTAATATACCACACAATCGTATGCATGGAGAGAAGTTCAAGCGGTTCCTAATGTTTCAATGTCAGAATTCCGGCGACCATTGCACATGCAGATGCACACTATTATTCTGAGAGCTATTGGTCGTTCTGAGAGCTGACATGTTATTCTCGGAGAGGACCTTGTTTGTAGCTGCAGCTCTCGTTTGTGTCGCTGCCGCCTTCCTTCCAGTTGTCCAGCATGATAGTCTTCCCGAGGTTCTTCTCCCCTACATCTCAAATACCAACAAATTCAGTAGGAGAAACGTCTTCACCAAATTTAAGGAAGATCTTACACTTAGGCGCACACCGTCGCAGCTGCCCTTGCCGTTGATTCAATGCTGTTCTTGCGATTGGGGTTTGAAGACTCGACGGCGACGAGAGGGGGATGAGACAAGAAGCCTCCAGATCCGCTGGCAACAAGAGTTGTGGATCCGCTAgcgaccggcggcggtgccgcgaatggcgactgcggcggcgcggaagtggatggcggcggcggcgcatgcgAGGAGTCAAGCAGATGAGGACGACGCACAGCCTCCTCGCCCTTTCGTTTTGCGGGCTCCGCGGCGCCGTTGGGCCCCGCTAGCAGGCCGCATAGCGCCGCTTCACCCATGCGGGTTGAATTGCGGCGATTTGCGGGCTCGCGGCGCGGGTTTGTCCAGCGGGTTTGCGGCGAAACCCGCCCCGCTTGCATCCCTAtcaaccatcatcatcatcctggTCCAGGGAAGCCGTTGTGAGACAACCGAAACTCCGAAAGATAGGAGTTGAAGACGAAGACCTTGGTCGAGCAATCGAGCGGGCTCATGAGATTCGGCCCATCTGCCGCGGGGCTCGTGCGTCCAGGAGGCCCATCTGGTCAAAACTGCTGCCCGAGCCTTCATTTCTTCTTGGGCCTTCAGTGGGGGCCACAACGTGCGCCCAAGCCCAAGTTACTTCAGTGGGCCCCAATCCGACGTGGCGCCGCGCCCGTACGCCTGGCGCGCCCGAGCCCACGTGGCAGGTGAGGGCCCACACTGGACCCACCGACCTGTCCCCACCATcacgccgcggccggccgcACGGGGCGAGCAGGCAGGCGAGCGGCCACCACGACGCCCCCGCTCGCTCGCTTCCCCCCCGCCCCCCGcgtccaccaccacctccattcCCACCGATCCCGCCAGCCCCACGCGCCCGGCGCCAGATCCGGCCCACGCGCCTccccctcccgccgccgtcgAAGCGGGGGAGCTGCGCTGAGGGGGCCCCCGGTCGCTTCGCTCTCTTCGGAGGGGAGCGGAGGGGACGGGAGGAGCGCGATGGCGCGGCGGGTGCGGCCGTCGCACCTGGTGCTGGCGCTGGGGGCCGCGTACCTCCTCCTCGTCTCCCTCAAGTTCCGCCGCGTGCTCgacctggccgccgccgacctcgcgggcgaccccgccgccgccttctcctcgccctcctcctccgaccACCTGCCCCCGGGCGGCTCCCGcaacgccaccgccacctccacctccacccccgCCTTCCCTGTCCAGCCCTTCTGGCACCGCTACGACCACGTCGCGCTCCCGgaccccgccgcggcgcgcgcgtcccGCGGCGGCCGCACCGCGCTCGACCGCATGGCCGACGACGCCTGGGCGCTCGGCCTCGCCGCctgggaggaggccgccgccttcGCGGGGGACCCCTGGGCGCTGCTCGCCTCCGCCACTGCCCGCGCCTCCGACGCCTCCAGGTGCCCCTCCGCCGTCTCccagcgcgcgcgcggccgggtcGTCTTCCTGCCCTGCGGCCTCGCCGCGGGCTCCTCCGTCACCGTCGTCGGCACCCCGCGCGCCGCGCACAGGGAGTTCGTGCCGCAGCTCGCGCGGATGCGCCAGGGGGACGGCACCGTCATGGTCTCGCAGTTCATGGTCGAGCTCCAGGGCCTGCGCGCCGTCGACGGGGAGGAGCCGCCCAGGATACTGCACCTCAACCCCAGGCTCAGGGGGGACTGGAGCCAGCACCCCATCCTCGAGCACAACACCTGCTACAGGATGCAGTGGGGCGCCGCGCAGCGCTGTGACGGGACGCCAACCGACGACAATGACGACAAGGGTAAGTACGACGTGCTCTCTGCTTGTTTTGGCTACTTCGCATAGTACCATCTCTACAAGTTGATGGAGCTAAGGTGATCGAGATAAATTCCTTTTCCATTTTAGGATTAGATGTGTCACCAGGCTAATAATGTCATGCTTCTGTTAAGCAAATATGAGATACTAGCTTGCAATGACTACTGTTGCACGTGGACCATCACAAAACACCTTCTAACTAACAGAGTTGGTAGCACTTATGGTGAATTTTGAGTCAGCGATTTTGTTACAATTGCCCCCATCTAGCTGCTATTAAGATCAACATTCGTGGCTACTATGGATGGTTTCATTTCATGTGGTTAGATAGCAAGCTAGCAATAGTTCTCTGGACATTCACATCTTTGCTATTTTTACCTCACGGTCCTATTAATTGTTAGTGAACTAACCACGGGCATCACTCCCTTAGTTAGATTGAATAACTATACAAAGATTAATTCATATTAAGTTTCCTATTTTTCTCTGGGAGAGAATTCACGAAGGTGTCAGCTTTCTGTGGTTTACGTCGACATGCCTTGGGCTAGCACATTTGTTTAAACCTGCAATTTCATTGTTTTAAACAGTTGATGGGTTCCCCAAATGTGAGAAATGGATACGTAATGATATTGTTGACACCAAGGAGTCCAAGACAACTTCATGGTTGAAGAGATTCATAGGGCGTGCAAAGAAACCTGCCATGACATGGCCTTTCCCCTTTGTAGAGGAGAGGCTGTTTGTTTTAACTGTACAGGCTGGAGTTGAAGGTTTCCACATTTACGTTGGTGGTCGACATGTGACATCTTTTCCATATCGACCAGTATGTTCTTTAACACATGTTTATTTTCTGTTCCTTTTTAAACTTCCTTTTTGTATGATATTTCGGACAAATACTTAGGGGTACTTGGTGACCATTTTCAGGGTTTCACTCTTGAAGAAGCAACAGGATTATTTGTTAAGGGCGATGTGGATGTACATTCAGTTTATGCCACTGCTCTTCCTATGTCCCATCCTAGTTTTTCTCTTCAACAAGTCCTTGATATGTCAGAAAAGTGGAGGTCCCGGCCACTCCCAAAACGtcctatttcccttttcattgGAATATTGTCTGCGTCGAATCATTTTGCTGAGCGCATGGCTGTGAGAAAAACATGGATGCAGACTCCAGAAATTAAGTCTTCGGAAGCAGTAGCTCGATTCTTTGTTGCACTGGTAAGCAAATTATCTACGCAAATAGATGATTTTTGCTGTTAAGCATTTAAGCCCTTACATGCTAGCGGAAGGGACACAAATTCAAGATGTCTATATTTATGTTTAAATGCATGTGCCCATTGGAACGTACGATTGattataattaattaattatcacGACTGAAAAGCTGACTAACAAGGGGTTGTAGGCTTGTAGCCCTGTTATTTTAGGACCTGATTCGTGCTATATCAAAATTCATCTTCAGATCCCTGTGGTATAACTTGCAATCTGTATTTAGTTCTATGCCTAGTAAAATGTGCATAGCATGGAATGCTGAAAGGTGCAGTTAATCAAATTTATGACACCACCAAGTTGCATGTGAAATTGAATATATGTTGAGGACTCTGTCTCTGGCAGCTATCCACTTTTCCTCACCATGCTTGTAATGCAATCATCTTAAATTCTGTGGAATAGCTACTCAGTAGTCACCATCATTACTGCCTTATCATTTCACGTACTTTGTGGAATATCTTGCTTAGCAAACAAACTATTATCATTTGTCACCTATTCATAGTTTTCTAATGAAATTATATGTGCCCCAATGATGGGAAATATTAGTGGCATGTTCATTTTCTAAGAGAAACTATAAATGTGCTAAGAAATAAATACCAGCTGCTGCTTCATGATAGAACTGTGGTTGCAGAATTCAAGGAAAGAGGTCAATGTAATGCTGAAGAAAGAAGCAGAATACTTTGGAGACATTGTAATTTTGCCATTTATAGATCGTTATGAGCTGGTGGTTCTTAAGACAATTGCTATTTGTGAGTATGGGGTAAGACACTCACCTTGTTATTGCTGTTGTACTTCTTGCTTTTATATTGTTTGCCAATGTCAACTCAAGTGAACTTGCAATGGCTCGTGATCTATTTCTATCTATGCTCAATAATTGCAGCTCTTTTGACAAGTCACTTCTAGGAGAAGTTAAGCCTTTCCAAAATAGGCTAATGGACTATGGCAAACATGAAAGTTTCTAGAAATTTTAATTGCCACCCAAAACCTGCCAATCAATAATAAGCACCCTGTGTTTGCAGGTCCAGAACTTGACTGCTGCAAACATAATGAAATGCGATGATGATACATTTGTTAGGGTAGATGTGGTTCTGAGACACATCAAGCTGAACAACGGTGGCAAACCGTTGTATGTGGGGAACCTGAACCTCTTGCACAGACCATTGAGAACTGGAAAATGGGCAGTTACAGATGAGGTAATACCCTAGTTTTGAAGCAGGAATTTCCAGCTTACACATCATTCCTTGATAACTTCTATTTGCAGCCCTCTGTCGTGTACGCTTGCCTCATTATCTTCATCGTCAGTTCTAATTCTTTACCAATAAATAATTACTGCAGGAATGGCCTGAAGATATCTACCCGCCTTATGCAAACGGACCGGGCTATGTAATTTCTGGTGACATAGCAAAATTCATCGTATCTCAGCATGCCAACCAGAGTTTAAGAGTGAGTCTGCAATGCAGCCTGCTACAGATATCATTTCACATAAACTCTGTATCCTAATGTTCCAGCTGGTCAATTTTTTCCTGGTGCCTGCAGCTATTTAAGATGGAAGATGTAAGTATGGGTCTATGGGTTGAAAAATTCAATTCCACGACACCTGTTCAGTATTCCCACAGCTGGAGGTTCTGCCAGTACGGTTGCCTGGAGAACTACTACACGGCCCACTATCAGTCGCCTAGGCAGATGCTGTGCTTGTGGGATAAGTTGATCCGCGGTCGGGCATCCTGCTGTAACTACAGATAGCGCGGCGAAAGATTGGCATACCACATACCCCACTATCCCAGCCAGGTTTAGTTTGGTTGGCTGGTGTTTTCATTTTCTGACACGGATCGATAGCGTAGGTGTTGTTGCCCGTCCATTGCTGGCTCAATTTGAGCCAAGAGCATGGATGCAGAGGTCGGAGCTTGAAGAT
The Panicum virgatum strain AP13 chromosome 6N, P.virgatum_v5, whole genome shotgun sequence genome window above contains:
- the LOC120677636 gene encoding uncharacterized protein LOC120677636 isoform X1, which encodes MGEAALCGLLAGPNGAAEPAKRKGEEAVRRPHLLDSSHAPPPPSTSAPPQSPFAAPPPVASGSTTLVASGSGGFLSHPPLVAVESSNPNRKNSIESTARAAATGRRTSGRLSCWTTGRKAAATQTRAAATNKLMAGNLGSSQAGQAAVMKQRALQS
- the LOC120677636 gene encoding uncharacterized protein LOC120677636 isoform X4; its protein translation is MGEAALCGLLAGPNGAAEPAKRKGEEAVRRPHLLDSSHAPPPPSTSAPPQSPFAAPPPVASGSTTLVASGSGGFLSHPPLVAVESSNPNRKNSIESTARAAATGRRTSGRLSCWTTGRKAAATQTRAAATNKVLSENNI
- the LOC120677636 gene encoding uncharacterized protein LOC120677636 isoform X2, giving the protein MGEAALCGLLAGPNGAAEPAKRKGEEAVRRPHLLDSSHAPPPPSTSAPPQSPFAAPPPVASGSTTLVASGSGGFLSHPPLVAVESSNPNRKNSIESTARAAATVGEEPREDYHAGQLEGRRQRHKRELQLQTRSSPRITCRCFWVLPAMIVHAAPR
- the LOC120677636 gene encoding uncharacterized protein LOC120677636 isoform X5 — translated: MGEAALCGLLAGPNGAAEPAKRKGEEAVRRPHLLDSSHAPPPPSTSAPPQSPFAAPPPVASGSTTLVASGSGGFLSHPPLVAVESSNPNRKNSIESTARAAATGRRTSGRLSCWTTGRKAAATQTRAAATNKVLSENNM
- the LOC120677636 gene encoding uncharacterized protein LOC120677636 isoform X3, with the protein product MGEAALCGLLAGPNGAAEPAKRKGEEAVRRPHLLDSSHAPPPPSTSAPPQSPFAAPPPVASGSTTLVASGSGGFLSHPPLVAVESSNPNRKNSIESTARAAATGRRTSGRLSCWTTGRKAAATQTRAAATNKVDVSGFYLR
- the LOC120677637 gene encoding hydroxyproline O-galactosyltransferase GALT2-like, which gives rise to MARRVRPSHLVLALGAAYLLLVSLKFRRVLDLAAADLAGDPAAAFSSPSSSDHLPPGGSRNATATSTSTPAFPVQPFWHRYDHVALPDPAAARASRGGRTALDRMADDAWALGLAAWEEAAAFAGDPWALLASATARASDASRCPSAVSQRARGRVVFLPCGLAAGSSVTVVGTPRAAHREFVPQLARMRQGDGTVMVSQFMVELQGLRAVDGEEPPRILHLNPRLRGDWSQHPILEHNTCYRMQWGAAQRCDGTPTDDNDDKVDGFPKCEKWIRNDIVDTKESKTTSWLKRFIGRAKKPAMTWPFPFVEERLFVLTVQAGVEGFHIYVGGRHVTSFPYRPGFTLEEATGLFVKGDVDVHSVYATALPMSHPSFSLQQVLDMSEKWRSRPLPKRPISLFIGILSASNHFAERMAVRKTWMQTPEIKSSEAVARFFVALNSRKEVNVMLKKEAEYFGDIVILPFIDRYELVVLKTIAICEYGVQNLTAANIMKCDDDTFVRVDVVLRHIKLNNGGKPLYVGNLNLLHRPLRTGKWAVTDEEWPEDIYPPYANGPGYVISGDIAKFIVSQHANQSLRLFKMEDVSMGLWVEKFNSTTPVQYSHSWRFCQYGCLENYYTAHYQSPRQMLCLWDKLIRGRASCCNYR